A part of Silvimonas soli genomic DNA contains:
- a CDS encoding DUF1801 domain-containing protein, whose amino-acid sequence MSKTDSGNGQPASELISQRIADLGDWRGETLSKMRKLIHQAVPDVLEEWKWMGTPVWSHNGIICTGESYKDKVKLTFAKGASLPDPHKLFNSSLDGNTRRAIDIFEGKPVDESAFKTLVQEAITLNAASKSKSAKKAKA is encoded by the coding sequence ATGAGTAAAACCGATAGCGGTAACGGCCAGCCAGCCTCCGAACTTATCTCGCAGCGCATTGCGGACCTTGGCGACTGGCGGGGGGAAACCCTCAGCAAAATGCGCAAATTGATCCACCAGGCCGTGCCGGATGTGCTGGAAGAATGGAAGTGGATGGGCACGCCGGTGTGGTCGCACAACGGCATTATCTGCACCGGCGAATCGTACAAAGACAAGGTGAAGCTCACCTTTGCCAAAGGTGCTTCTTTGCCTGATCCGCACAAGCTCTTCAATTCGAGCCTGGACGGCAACACCCGCCGCGCGATTGATATCTTTGAGGGTAAGCCAGTCGACGAATCTGCCTTCAAGACACTGGTTCAAGAGGCGATTACGCTCAATGCGGCCAGCAAATCGAAATCCGCGAAGAAAGCCAAAGCCTGA